A single genomic interval of Trachemys scripta elegans isolate TJP31775 chromosome 3, CAS_Tse_1.0, whole genome shotgun sequence harbors:
- the TBXT gene encoding T-box transcription factor T isoform X2, translating to MSSPGTESSGKSLQYRVDHLLSAVENELQAGSEKGDPTERELRVTLEENELWLRFKELTNEMIVTKNGRRMFPVLKVSVSGLDPNAMYSFLLDFVAADNHRWKYVNGEWVPGGKPEPQAPSCVYIHPDSPNFGAHWMKAPVSFSKVKLTNKLNGGGQIMLNSLHKYEPRIHIVRVGGPQRMITSHSFPETQFIAVTAYQNEEITALKIKYNPFAKAFLDAKERSDHKDMMDEVGDNQQSGYSQCGWLIPGTGSLCPPSNPHAQFGAPLSLSSAHSCERFSSLRNHRSAPYTNPYAHRNNSPTYADNSSACLSMLQSHDNWSSLGVPTHTSMLPMSHSTGTSTSSSQYPNLWSVNNSTITPVSQSGGMSNGLSSQFLRGSPAHYPPLPHSVTASSSGSLLYDAGTPTDISDSQYDTSAHNRLASTWTPVTPPSM from the exons atgagTTCTCCCGGCACGGAGAGCTCCGGCAAGAGCTTGCAGTACCGGGTGGACCATCTCCTGAGCGCGGTGGAAAACGAGCTGCAGGCTGGCAGCGAGAAGGGAGACCCCACGGAGCGGGAGCTACGAGTCACTCTGGAGGAGAATGAGCTGTGGTTGCGCTTCAAGGAGCTCACCAACGAGATGATCGTGACCAAGAACGGCAG GCGGATGTTCCCCGTGCTGAAGGTGAGCGTGTCCGGCCTGGACCCCAACGCCATGTACTCCTTCCTGCTGGACTTCGTGGCCGCCGACAATCACCGCTGGAAGTACGTGAACGGGGAGTGGGTCCCCGGGGGCAAACCCGAGCCGCAGGCCCCGAGCTGCGTCTACATCCACCCGGACTCGCCCAACTTCGGAGCGCACTGGATGAAGGCGCCGGTTTCCTTCAGCAAAGTCAAACTCACCAACAAGCTCAATGGAGGGGGGCAG ATCATGTTGAACTCCTTGCACAAGTATGAGCCTAGGATTCATATAGTGAGAGTTGGTGGCCCTCAGCGTATGATAACCAGCCATTCCTTCCCAGAGACCCAGTTTATAGCTGTGACAGCTTATCAGAATGAGGAG atcacagctttaaaaattaaatacaatccATTTGCAAAGGCTTTCCTTGATGCCAAAGAAAG AAGTGATCACAAAGATATGATGGATGAAGTTGGAGACAATCAACAGTCTGGGTATTCACAGT GTGGCTGGCTTATTCCTGGAACTGGGAGTCTGTGCCCCCCCTCCAATCCTCATGCTCAATTTGGAGCGCCTCTATCACTGTCCTCTGCTCACAGCTGTGAAAGATTCTCATCGCTGAGGAATCATCGTTCTGCCCCTTACACCAATCCATATGCCCATAGAAACAACTCTCCAA CCTATGCTGATAATTCCTCGGCCTGTCTTTCCATGCTCCAATCCCATGACAACTGGTCCAGTCTAGGAGTTCCCACACACACTAGTATGCTGCCCATGAGTCACAGCACTGGTACATCTACCAGCTCCAG TCAGTATCCCAACTTGTGGTCTGTGAATAACAGCACCATCACACCCGTGTCTCAGTCAGGTGGGATGTCCAATGGACTGAGCTCCCAGTTTTTGCGAGGCTCTCCAGCACACTACCCACCTCTTCCTCACTCTGTCACTGCCTCCTCCTCGGGATCTCTGCTGTATGACGCTGGCACACCAACAGACATTTCTGACAGTCAGTATGATACCTCTGCACATAATAGGCTGGCATCCACATGGACTCCTGTCACACCACCTTCCATGTAA
- the TBXT gene encoding T-box transcription factor T isoform X1 yields MSSPGTESSGKSLQYRVDHLLSAVENELQAGSEKGDPTERELRVTLEENELWLRFKELTNEMIVTKNGRRMFPVLKVSVSGLDPNAMYSFLLDFVAADNHRWKYVNGEWVPGGKPEPQAPSCVYIHPDSPNFGAHWMKAPVSFSKVKLTNKLNGGGQIMLNSLHKYEPRIHIVRVGGPQRMITSHSFPETQFIAVTAYQNEEITALKIKYNPFAKAFLDAKERSDHKDMMDEVGDNQQSGYSQLGGWLIPGTGSLCPPSNPHAQFGAPLSLSSAHSCERFSSLRNHRSAPYTNPYAHRNNSPTYADNSSACLSMLQSHDNWSSLGVPTHTSMLPMSHSTGTSTSSSQYPNLWSVNNSTITPVSQSGGMSNGLSSQFLRGSPAHYPPLPHSVTASSSGSLLYDAGTPTDISDSQYDTSAHNRLASTWTPVTPPSM; encoded by the exons atgagTTCTCCCGGCACGGAGAGCTCCGGCAAGAGCTTGCAGTACCGGGTGGACCATCTCCTGAGCGCGGTGGAAAACGAGCTGCAGGCTGGCAGCGAGAAGGGAGACCCCACGGAGCGGGAGCTACGAGTCACTCTGGAGGAGAATGAGCTGTGGTTGCGCTTCAAGGAGCTCACCAACGAGATGATCGTGACCAAGAACGGCAG GCGGATGTTCCCCGTGCTGAAGGTGAGCGTGTCCGGCCTGGACCCCAACGCCATGTACTCCTTCCTGCTGGACTTCGTGGCCGCCGACAATCACCGCTGGAAGTACGTGAACGGGGAGTGGGTCCCCGGGGGCAAACCCGAGCCGCAGGCCCCGAGCTGCGTCTACATCCACCCGGACTCGCCCAACTTCGGAGCGCACTGGATGAAGGCGCCGGTTTCCTTCAGCAAAGTCAAACTCACCAACAAGCTCAATGGAGGGGGGCAG ATCATGTTGAACTCCTTGCACAAGTATGAGCCTAGGATTCATATAGTGAGAGTTGGTGGCCCTCAGCGTATGATAACCAGCCATTCCTTCCCAGAGACCCAGTTTATAGCTGTGACAGCTTATCAGAATGAGGAG atcacagctttaaaaattaaatacaatccATTTGCAAAGGCTTTCCTTGATGCCAAAGAAAG AAGTGATCACAAAGATATGATGGATGAAGTTGGAGACAATCAACAGTCTGGGTATTCACAGT TAGGTGGCTGGCTTATTCCTGGAACTGGGAGTCTGTGCCCCCCCTCCAATCCTCATGCTCAATTTGGAGCGCCTCTATCACTGTCCTCTGCTCACAGCTGTGAAAGATTCTCATCGCTGAGGAATCATCGTTCTGCCCCTTACACCAATCCATATGCCCATAGAAACAACTCTCCAA CCTATGCTGATAATTCCTCGGCCTGTCTTTCCATGCTCCAATCCCATGACAACTGGTCCAGTCTAGGAGTTCCCACACACACTAGTATGCTGCCCATGAGTCACAGCACTGGTACATCTACCAGCTCCAG TCAGTATCCCAACTTGTGGTCTGTGAATAACAGCACCATCACACCCGTGTCTCAGTCAGGTGGGATGTCCAATGGACTGAGCTCCCAGTTTTTGCGAGGCTCTCCAGCACACTACCCACCTCTTCCTCACTCTGTCACTGCCTCCTCCTCGGGATCTCTGCTGTATGACGCTGGCACACCAACAGACATTTCTGACAGTCAGTATGATACCTCTGCACATAATAGGCTGGCATCCACATGGACTCCTGTCACACCACCTTCCATGTAA
- the TBXT gene encoding T-box transcription factor T isoform X3: MSSPGTESSGKSLQYRVDHLLSAVENELQAGSEKGDPTERELRVTLEENELWLRFKELTNEMIVTKNGRRMFPVLKVSVSGLDPNAMYSFLLDFVAADNHRWKYVNGEWVPGGKPEPQAPSCVYIHPDSPNFGAHWMKAPVSFSKVKLTNKLNGGGQIMLNSLHKYEPRIHIVRVGGPQRMITSHSFPETQFIAVTAYQNEEITALKIKYNPFAKAFLDAKERSDHKDMMDEVGDNQQSGYSQSYADNSSACLSMLQSHDNWSSLGVPTHTSMLPMSHSTGTSTSSSQYPNLWSVNNSTITPVSQSGGMSNGLSSQFLRGSPAHYPPLPHSVTASSSGSLLYDAGTPTDISDSQYDTSAHNRLASTWTPVTPPSM, encoded by the exons atgagTTCTCCCGGCACGGAGAGCTCCGGCAAGAGCTTGCAGTACCGGGTGGACCATCTCCTGAGCGCGGTGGAAAACGAGCTGCAGGCTGGCAGCGAGAAGGGAGACCCCACGGAGCGGGAGCTACGAGTCACTCTGGAGGAGAATGAGCTGTGGTTGCGCTTCAAGGAGCTCACCAACGAGATGATCGTGACCAAGAACGGCAG GCGGATGTTCCCCGTGCTGAAGGTGAGCGTGTCCGGCCTGGACCCCAACGCCATGTACTCCTTCCTGCTGGACTTCGTGGCCGCCGACAATCACCGCTGGAAGTACGTGAACGGGGAGTGGGTCCCCGGGGGCAAACCCGAGCCGCAGGCCCCGAGCTGCGTCTACATCCACCCGGACTCGCCCAACTTCGGAGCGCACTGGATGAAGGCGCCGGTTTCCTTCAGCAAAGTCAAACTCACCAACAAGCTCAATGGAGGGGGGCAG ATCATGTTGAACTCCTTGCACAAGTATGAGCCTAGGATTCATATAGTGAGAGTTGGTGGCCCTCAGCGTATGATAACCAGCCATTCCTTCCCAGAGACCCAGTTTATAGCTGTGACAGCTTATCAGAATGAGGAG atcacagctttaaaaattaaatacaatccATTTGCAAAGGCTTTCCTTGATGCCAAAGAAAG AAGTGATCACAAAGATATGATGGATGAAGTTGGAGACAATCAACAGTCTGGGTATTCACAGT CCTATGCTGATAATTCCTCGGCCTGTCTTTCCATGCTCCAATCCCATGACAACTGGTCCAGTCTAGGAGTTCCCACACACACTAGTATGCTGCCCATGAGTCACAGCACTGGTACATCTACCAGCTCCAG TCAGTATCCCAACTTGTGGTCTGTGAATAACAGCACCATCACACCCGTGTCTCAGTCAGGTGGGATGTCCAATGGACTGAGCTCCCAGTTTTTGCGAGGCTCTCCAGCACACTACCCACCTCTTCCTCACTCTGTCACTGCCTCCTCCTCGGGATCTCTGCTGTATGACGCTGGCACACCAACAGACATTTCTGACAGTCAGTATGATACCTCTGCACATAATAGGCTGGCATCCACATGGACTCCTGTCACACCACCTTCCATGTAA